From a region of the Citricoccus muralis genome:
- the adhP gene encoding alcohol dehydrogenase AdhP translates to MSTMKAAVVESFNQDLAIKQVDIPEPGPGQALVKLTSSGVCHTDLHAATGDWPVKPSPPFIPGHEGVGIVEKIGEGVTELSEGQMVGNAWLWSACGSCEYCRTGWETLCESQQNGGYAVDGSFGEYMIVDAKYAPVLPEGSDPYEVGPVLCAGVTVYKGLKQTEVRPGQWVVISGIGGLGHIAVQYAVAMGMRVVAVDVADDKLALAQKHGAEIVVNANVAEPSMEIQEKIGGAHGVLVTAVHPKAFGQAISMTRRGGTIVFNGLPPGDFPAPIFDIVLKGLTIRGSIVGTRQDMVEALEFYAAGKIHPTYSKRPIEDINAIFDEMHHGKIDGRVVLDYSASPER, encoded by the coding sequence ATGTCAACCATGAAGGCAGCAGTTGTTGAGAGCTTCAACCAGGATCTCGCGATCAAGCAGGTCGACATCCCGGAGCCAGGGCCCGGCCAAGCCCTGGTGAAACTGACGTCCTCAGGGGTCTGCCATACGGACCTCCACGCCGCCACCGGGGACTGGCCGGTGAAGCCGTCCCCTCCGTTCATTCCCGGCCACGAGGGCGTGGGCATCGTTGAGAAGATCGGGGAGGGAGTCACCGAACTCTCCGAAGGACAGATGGTGGGCAACGCGTGGCTGTGGAGCGCCTGCGGGAGCTGCGAGTACTGCCGCACCGGCTGGGAGACCCTGTGTGAATCACAGCAGAATGGCGGCTACGCGGTGGACGGCTCCTTCGGTGAGTACATGATCGTGGATGCCAAGTACGCCCCGGTGCTGCCCGAGGGCTCTGACCCGTACGAGGTCGGCCCGGTGCTGTGCGCCGGCGTGACGGTCTACAAGGGCCTGAAGCAGACGGAGGTCCGGCCCGGGCAATGGGTCGTCATCTCCGGCATCGGCGGCCTGGGTCATATCGCCGTGCAGTACGCGGTGGCCATGGGCATGCGGGTGGTGGCCGTGGATGTGGCCGATGACAAGCTGGCCCTGGCGCAGAAGCACGGGGCCGAGATCGTGGTGAATGCCAATGTGGCGGAGCCGTCCATGGAGATCCAGGAGAAGATCGGCGGTGCCCATGGCGTGCTGGTCACAGCAGTCCACCCGAAGGCCTTCGGCCAGGCGATCTCGATGACCCGCCGTGGGGGAACCATCGTGTTCAACGGCTTGCCGCCGGGAGACTTCCCCGCCCCCATCTTCGACATCGTGCTGAAGGGCCTGACGATCCGCGGTTCGATCGTCGGTACGCGGCAGGACATGGTGGAGGCCTTGGAGTTCTACGCTGCCGGCAAGATCCACCCGACCTACTCCAAGCGTCCGATCGAGGACATCAACGCGATCTTCGACGAGATGCACCACGGCAAGATCGACGGCCGCGTGGTCCTGGACTACTCGGCCAGCCCGGAACGCTGA
- the adh gene encoding aldehyde dehydrogenase: MTIYANPGTDGSAVTFKPRYEHYIGGEWVAPVKGQYFENPSPVTGQVFTEVGRGTPEDIEAALDAAHAAAPAWGRTSPAERALILNKIADRMEQNLEMLAVAETWDNGKAVRETLNADIPLAIDHFRYFAGTIRAQEGSLSQLDEDTVAYHYHEPLGVVGQIIPWNFPILMATWKLAPALAAGNAVVLKPAEQTPASILVLAELIGDLLPAGVLNIVNGFGLEAGKPLASNKRIRKIAFTGETTTGRLIMQYASENLIPVTLELGGKSPNIFFEDVMAADDAYWDKAQEGFTMFALNQGEVCTCPSRALVQESIADRFLDAVVERTRAIKQGNPLDTETMMGAQASNDQLEKIKSYLDIGRQEGAEVLLGGEQAHLEGDLAGGYYVQPTIFRGHNSMRVFQEEIFGPVVSVATFSDFDDAMTIANDTLYGLGAGVWSRNGNTAYRAGRTIQAGRVWVNQYHAYPAHSAFGGYKSSGIGRENHKMMLDHYQQTKNLLVSYSEDKQGFF; the protein is encoded by the coding sequence ATGACCATCTACGCCAACCCGGGAACCGACGGTTCCGCGGTGACCTTCAAGCCCCGCTATGAGCACTACATCGGGGGTGAGTGGGTGGCTCCCGTCAAGGGCCAGTACTTCGAGAACCCCAGCCCGGTCACCGGGCAGGTGTTCACGGAGGTCGGGCGCGGCACGCCGGAGGACATCGAGGCGGCCCTGGATGCTGCCCACGCCGCCGCCCCGGCCTGGGGCAGGACGTCCCCGGCCGAGCGGGCGTTGATCCTCAACAAGATCGCCGACCGTATGGAGCAGAACCTCGAGATGCTCGCGGTCGCCGAGACGTGGGACAACGGCAAGGCCGTGCGGGAGACCCTGAACGCGGACATCCCGCTCGCGATCGACCACTTCCGCTACTTCGCGGGCACCATCCGGGCGCAGGAGGGCTCACTGTCCCAGCTCGACGAGGATACGGTGGCGTACCACTACCATGAGCCCCTCGGCGTGGTGGGCCAGATCATCCCGTGGAACTTCCCCATCCTCATGGCCACGTGGAAGCTCGCCCCGGCCCTGGCGGCCGGCAACGCCGTGGTGCTCAAGCCCGCGGAGCAGACCCCGGCCTCGATCCTGGTGCTGGCCGAACTGATCGGCGACCTGCTGCCGGCCGGCGTGCTGAACATCGTCAACGGCTTCGGGCTCGAGGCCGGCAAGCCGCTGGCGTCCAACAAGCGGATCCGCAAGATCGCCTTCACCGGTGAGACCACCACGGGCCGGCTGATCATGCAGTACGCCTCCGAGAACCTCATCCCGGTGACGCTCGAACTGGGCGGCAAGTCCCCGAACATCTTCTTCGAGGACGTCATGGCCGCGGATGACGCGTACTGGGACAAGGCGCAGGAGGGCTTCACCATGTTCGCCCTGAACCAGGGAGAGGTCTGCACCTGCCCGTCCCGTGCCCTGGTCCAGGAGTCCATCGCGGACCGGTTCCTGGACGCCGTGGTGGAACGCACGCGGGCCATCAAGCAGGGCAACCCGCTGGACACCGAGACCATGATGGGAGCCCAGGCCTCCAACGACCAGCTGGAGAAGATCAAGTCCTACCTGGACATCGGCCGCCAGGAGGGGGCCGAGGTGCTGCTCGGCGGAGAGCAGGCCCACCTCGAGGGCGACCTGGCCGGGGGCTACTACGTGCAGCCGACGATCTTCCGCGGCCACAACTCCATGCGGGTCTTCCAGGAGGAGATCTTCGGTCCGGTGGTCTCCGTGGCCACGTTCTCCGACTTCGATGACGCCATGACGATCGCCAATGACACGCTCTACGGTCTGGGAGCAGGGGTCTGGTCCCGCAACGGCAATACCGCCTACCGTGCCGGCCGCACCATCCAGGCGGGCCGGGTGTGGGTCAACCAGTACCACGCCTACCCGGCGCACTCGGCGTTCGGCGGCTACAAGTCCTCCGGGATCGGGCGGGAGAACCACAAGATGATGCTGGATCACTACCAGCAGACCAAGAACCTGCTGGTCTCCTACTCAGAGGACAAGCAGGGCTTCTTCTAG
- a CDS encoding helix-turn-helix domain-containing protein, whose amino-acid sequence MTLSLSGHLSGAAYQRVVERARGELAGPDHRGMLGQIRAEVAESWRRSLVVHGGLGKPLEPRLVTDSDLREVRQGHPLAPVLPIIRRLLVEPAADASLIVAVGNAEGHLLWVEGDDQARRRADAMGFVPGADWSEASMGTSAPGTALYSGRPVQVSRAEHFNPVVHPWSCSAVPLRDPADGRIVGVIDLTGGDEAISPLALPLLKAAAEAVHSAWREHLLPSPVPAPVRGSILHVTGGLPPRLAGSDGAWREIPGKHAEILTLLTWHGAGLDGAELEELVYGYDAGTTLRAEVHRLRRALEAGVPGVALRARPYRLEGALATDAVLAREALRRGEVSVALGRAAGAVLPRSAAPGIVEIRHHLDLALREAVLEDAGIEDLWTYLARPEAVGDFELWMTALKMLPADSPRRALAVSTVERLEAEAH is encoded by the coding sequence GTGACCCTGTCCCTGTCCGGGCACTTGTCCGGTGCGGCCTATCAGCGCGTCGTCGAGCGGGCGCGGGGCGAGCTGGCGGGGCCGGATCACCGCGGGATGCTCGGTCAGATCCGTGCCGAGGTCGCCGAGTCCTGGCGTCGTTCGTTGGTGGTGCACGGTGGCCTCGGAAAGCCTCTGGAGCCTCGTCTGGTCACGGACTCGGATCTGCGGGAGGTGCGCCAGGGCCACCCGCTGGCGCCGGTGCTGCCCATCATCCGCCGGCTCCTCGTGGAGCCCGCCGCGGATGCCAGTCTGATCGTCGCGGTGGGGAACGCGGAGGGGCACCTGCTGTGGGTCGAGGGCGATGACCAGGCCCGCCGCCGCGCTGACGCCATGGGTTTCGTCCCGGGCGCTGATTGGTCTGAGGCCTCCATGGGCACCTCTGCCCCCGGGACGGCGCTCTACTCCGGCCGGCCCGTGCAGGTGAGCCGGGCCGAGCACTTCAATCCCGTGGTGCATCCCTGGAGCTGCTCGGCGGTTCCCCTGCGCGACCCGGCTGACGGCCGCATCGTCGGGGTGATCGACCTGACCGGTGGGGACGAGGCCATCTCCCCGCTGGCCCTGCCCCTGCTGAAGGCCGCCGCCGAGGCGGTGCATTCGGCCTGGCGGGAACACCTTCTCCCGTCGCCCGTGCCGGCCCCGGTCCGCGGGAGCATCCTGCACGTCACCGGTGGCCTTCCGCCGCGGTTGGCGGGCTCGGACGGTGCGTGGCGGGAGATCCCCGGCAAGCACGCCGAGATCCTGACGCTGCTCACCTGGCATGGCGCCGGACTGGACGGCGCAGAGCTGGAAGAACTCGTCTACGGTTACGACGCCGGCACCACCCTCCGTGCCGAGGTGCACCGGCTCCGGCGAGCCCTCGAGGCCGGTGTGCCCGGGGTGGCGCTCCGGGCTCGGCCCTATCGGTTGGAGGGCGCGCTGGCCACGGACGCCGTGCTGGCGCGGGAGGCCCTGCGCCGGGGTGAGGTGAGCGTCGCGTTGGGCCGAGCCGCGGGGGCGGTGCTGCCTCGGTCCGCGGCACCCGGCATTGTCGAGATTCGCCACCACTTGGACCTCGCCCTGCGGGAGGCGGTGTTGGAGGACGCCGGAATCGAGGACCTGTGGACCTACCTGGCGCGCCCCGAGGCGGTCGGCGACTTCGAGTTGTGGATGACGGCCCTGAAGATGCTGCCCGCGGACTCCCCGCGCCGGGCACTGGCGGTCTCCACCGTGGAACGCCTCGAGGCTGAGGCACACTAG